One Paracoccus sp. TOH DNA segment encodes these proteins:
- a CDS encoding glycosyl hydrolase, whose amino-acid sequence MQHRFPLSRRALLKIGAAAALSLAAAPAGAAFRPAGKKGFCGPAHAWRPDLGCDWYYNWSLSPHPDIDIPFAPMVWGWNPKRTPQRLRLLDRRAPILFGFNEPDGRNQANLSVPEALDAWPKFQDRADEIVSPSCVNSRGRWMTNFMLQAERRRLKIDSIGFHSYSAPNLEQVVERLEDTWRLYGRPIWVTEIGVADWRSAQGRKRNRYGVEESLRFMTDILAYMDRTPWIRGYCWFSGGTFGDGRSLSTSAFFDGSGRPSPVFRLYAGH is encoded by the coding sequence GCTGCGGCGCTGAGCCTCGCCGCGGCGCCGGCCGGGGCCGCCTTCCGCCCCGCCGGCAAGAAAGGCTTTTGCGGTCCCGCCCACGCCTGGCGCCCCGATCTGGGCTGCGACTGGTATTACAACTGGAGCCTGTCGCCGCATCCCGACATCGACATTCCCTTCGCGCCGATGGTCTGGGGCTGGAACCCCAAACGCACGCCGCAGCGGCTGCGGCTGCTCGACCGCCGCGCGCCGATCCTGTTCGGCTTCAACGAGCCCGACGGCCGCAACCAGGCCAACCTGTCGGTGCCCGAGGCGCTGGACGCATGGCCGAAATTCCAGGACCGGGCGGACGAGATCGTCTCGCCCTCCTGCGTGAATTCGCGCGGCCGCTGGATGACCAATTTCATGCTGCAGGCCGAACGCCGCAGGCTGAAGATCGATTCCATCGGCTTCCATTCCTATTCGGCGCCGAACCTGGAACAGGTGGTCGAGCGGCTGGAGGATACCTGGCGGCTTTACGGCCGGCCGATCTGGGTGACCGAGATCGGCGTGGCCGACTGGCGCTCGGCCCAGGGGCGCAAGCGCAACCGTTACGGGGTCGAGGAAAGCCTGCGCTTCATGACCGACATCCTCGCCTATATGGACCGCACGCCGTGGATTCGGGGCTATTGCTGGTTCTCGGGCGGCACGTTCGGCGACGGCCGCAGCCTGTCCACCTCGGCGTTTTTCGACGGTTCGGGGCGGCCGTCGCCGGTTTTCCGGCTTTACGCCGGGCATTGA